The window TAATTGATAGGCTGCATTTAAACTCTCTGCTTGTTGCTCAAAGGAGAGTTGAGAATACCGTTTGGCTTTTAAGATTTTTGGTTGAGTTGATGAAATAGTTTTAGTCAATAAAGCGATTAAAAATCGAGGTTGGGCACCAAATTTCCCATAAAAATAGATATGCTTGGGACTGTTAGCATGGGTACAGAAGATAATCTGTTGGCTTCCCCATTCATCAAACTTTGACCAAGAAGCACTGATTAATTGAGAACCAATACCTAGATCCCAATAATCAGGATGGGTAACAATCGGACCAAAACCCGCACAACTACCCCAATTAGCCACCATACTGAAACCAATCAGTTTTCCATCTGCTTTAGCTGCGAAAACAGATAAAGGATCTCGATACCAACGAGAGGTATATTCAGCGCCATTGCCAAAGTCCATCGGTTCCGAAAGTCTTAAAAAAGTACCGAAGGAAAGTCGCAAGAGTTTTTCTGCTTCTGGTAACTCGCTTTCTTGCAGTAAACAAATCTCACAATTCAT of the Merismopedia glauca CCAP 1448/3 genome contains:
- a CDS encoding GNAT family N-acetyltransferase — encoded protein: MNCEICLLQESELPEAEKLLRLSFGTFLRLSEPMDFGNGAEYTSRWYRDPLSVFAAKADGKLIGFSMVANWGSCAGFGPIVTHPDYWDLGIGSQLISASWSKFDEWGSQQIIFCTHANSPKHIYFYGKFGAQPRFLIALLTKTISSTQPKILKAKRYSQLSFEQQAESLNAAYQLTDKIYEGLDWRSEIMLVQQRSLGDTLFIWDDTELIGFAICHYEVGSEASKGNCYVKLAAARSPEAFEQLIDECEVFTFILGMSSLVAGVDMACVDAYQRTIARQFRIESLSISIHKPNQTGYSRPDVYVIEDRR